In Flavobacteriales bacterium, a genomic segment contains:
- a CDS encoding CPBP family intramembrane metalloprotease has protein sequence MIFRRTHYFVYFLLSMALWTAWSVVMLYQPEISTTESYSRGIARIAALLIPSALFLWFNPEFRKEGNLIRSILVGGLLALALYLVHRFTHMIPVEARLPTAAAIWLNWVIGSPFAEEVFFRGIVLRQELKTRSAWLSIPISATCFMLFHLPSWIIVQQQPMLELAINSLSIFVYGLVFGVIYWLARSIWTTFIPHSANNLIALLINPL, from the coding sequence ATGATTTTCAGGCGGACGCATTACTTCGTGTATTTCCTGCTTTCCATGGCTTTATGGACGGCTTGGAGCGTGGTGATGCTTTATCAACCTGAGATTTCCACTACGGAGAGTTATTCCAGAGGAATTGCCCGAATAGCGGCACTGCTCATTCCCTCTGCCCTGTTCCTTTGGTTCAATCCTGAGTTCCGAAAGGAAGGGAATCTGATTCGCTCCATCCTTGTTGGCGGATTGCTTGCCTTGGCGCTCTATCTCGTTCATCGCTTCACTCACATGATTCCAGTTGAAGCAAGGCTACCAACGGCTGCTGCCATTTGGCTCAATTGGGTCATCGGTTCTCCCTTTGCCGAAGAAGTGTTCTTTCGTGGAATTGTGCTGAGGCAGGAACTCAAAACGAGATCAGCATGGTTGTCCATTCCGATCTCGGCCACTTGCTTCATGCTGTTTCATTTACCTTCGTGGATCATCGTTCAGCAGCAGCCAATGCTGGAACTGGCAATTAATAGTCTCAGCATATTTGTCTACGGCCTTGTGTTCGGAGTAATCTATTGGCTTGCCCGTTCCATTTGGACCACCTTCATTCCGCATAGCGCCAATAACCTGATTGCACTACTGATCAATCCGCTTTGA
- a CDS encoding fibronectin type III domain-containing protein — protein MSYYKAVFNFNRTIEDKAPEERDIHSKMSNLALFGDPPIPYADFLLAINEQQIAVDNAQNGGRSQIALMRTKERIVDDMVRKFRNYVTDVADGDTDIILSSGFRHTKARASAGDMPKIEAVRRLNTEISAALKLRWKRVKNVGFYEVDVRLIEQLKTSPVPIPVPIPVPPVPPIPGGEDTGTGTGSDIVEERPWVTIATKPANIEIKNLKPLSQYEVRVRAKGTKGYGGYSDVVIMTVT, from the coding sequence ATGAGCTATTACAAAGCAGTGTTCAACTTCAATCGTACGATTGAGGATAAAGCTCCAGAGGAGCGCGACATCCATTCAAAGATGTCTAATCTAGCCCTATTTGGCGATCCACCCATTCCGTATGCCGATTTTCTCTTGGCCATCAATGAGCAGCAAATAGCTGTAGATAATGCCCAAAATGGAGGTAGGTCGCAGATTGCCTTGATGCGCACCAAAGAGCGCATAGTGGATGACATGGTGCGAAAGTTTCGGAATTATGTGACCGATGTGGCCGATGGCGACACGGACATCATTCTTAGTTCAGGATTCAGGCATACGAAAGCACGGGCCAGTGCTGGCGATATGCCTAAGATAGAAGCTGTAAGGAGATTGAATACGGAAATTTCGGCTGCGCTTAAGTTGAGATGGAAACGCGTAAAAAATGTTGGTTTTTATGAAGTGGATGTGCGTTTGATAGAACAACTTAAAACCTCGCCTGTGCCTATACCTGTGCCTATACCTGTGCCTCCCGTTCCTCCCATTCCTGGTGGCGAAGACACTGGTACGGGAACGGGTTCTGACATCGTGGAAGAACGGCCTTGGGTCACCATAGCTACCAAGCCTGCCAACATCGAGATCAAGAATCTGAAACCACTTTCGCAATACGAAGTGCGCGTGCGCGCAAAAGGCACCAAAGGTTATGGTGGCTACTCTGATGTGGTGATCATGACCGTGACCTGA